From the genome of Adhaeribacter pallidiroseus:
CTTTCATTGGGAGTATGATCAAACAACCGGAAACGATGTTGTTAAAATAAGTAAAAAAGTACAAAGTGGCGAGCATTATTACGGGCTCGGCGACAAAGCCTTTAACATGAACCTGCGAGGCCGGCGGGTGCAAAATTGGGGAAGCGATACCTACGGCTACGGCAAAAACTCGGATCCGCTTTACAAGAACATTCCTTTTTACATTGGCTTACACCAGAAAATAGCTTACGGCATGTTCTTCGATAACAGCTTCCGGAGTTATTTTGACTTTGCTGCGGAACGCAGCAACGTAACCAGCTATTGGGCACAAGGCGGCGAAATGAATTATTATTTTATTTACGGCCCCGAACTAATAGAAGTAACGGCCCAATACACCAACCTAACCGGTAAACCCGAATTACCGCCGCTTTGGGCCTTAGGTTACCACCAGTGCAAGTGGAGTTATTACCCGGAACAAAAAGTAAAAGAAATCGCCGCCAATTTCCGGGAGCGCCAGATTCCCTGCGACGCCATTTACCTGGATATTGATTACATGGAAGGTTTCCGGTGTTTTACCTGGAGCAAAGACCGTTTTCCAGATCCAAAACGCATGGTGCAGGAACTAGCCCAAGATGGCTTTAAAACTATTGTCATTATCGATCCGGGCATAAAAATAGATAAAGACTACTGGGTGTATCAGGAAGGGCTCGCCAATGATTATTTTTGCCGCCGCGCCGATGGACCACTGATGAAAGGCTCGGTATGGCCTGGTCTGTGCAACTTTCCGGATTATACCCGCCCCAACGTGCGGGAATGGTGGGCAGGTTTATTTAAAGAACTAATAGCAACCGGGATAAAGGGGGTTTGGAACGACATGAACGAACCCGCCGTTTTTGAGCAAGGTACTTTTCCGGATGATGTGCGTTTTGATCACGATGGCCACCCGTGTAGTCATAAAAAAGCGCATAATATTTACGGCATGCAGATGGCCCGCGCTACTTACCAGGGCGTAAAAAAATATGCTTACCCCAACCGGCCGTTTACCATAACCCGCTCGGGTTATTCCGGAGTGCAGCGTTTTGCCGCTACCTGGACCGGTGATAACATCGCCAGTTGGGAACACATGTGGCTGGCCAATATTCAATGCCAGCGTTTAAGTATTTCGGGTTATTCTTTTGCCGGCTCCGATATTGGCGGATTTATTGAAACACCTTCCGGGGAGTTATACATTCGTTGGTTAGCGTTAGGTGTATTTCATCCTTTTTGCCGGACTCATTCTTCCGGCGACCATGGCGAGCAAGAGCCTTGGTCGTTTGGCGACGAAAATACCGATTTAGCCCGCAAGTTTATTCAGCTCCGTTACCAGCTAATGCCTTACATGTATACTACCTTCTGGCAGTATACAACCTTCGGCACTCCCATGCTCAAACCTTTAGTTTACCTGGACCAGTACGATTCCGAAACTTACTTACGCATGGCCGAATTTGGATTAGGTGACAATTTGCTGGTTTGCCCGATTACACAACCTGAAGCCGATGGCCGCTGGCTGTATTTACCGCGTGGTAACTGGTATTATTACTGGACCGACGAATTAGTGGTGGGCGGAAAAGAAGTGTGGGCCGAAGCCAAATTGGATCGCATTCCCTTGTATGTGCAAGCGGGCGCCGTTATTCCCATGTACCCGATAAGGCAATACGTAGGCGAAAAGGCTATTGAAGAATTAACTTTACACGTGTATCATAAAAACGGGGCACACCAAAGCACTTTGTTCGAAGATGCCGGCGATGGCTATGGCTATCAAAATGGGGAATGCCTGGTAAAGAAATTTGCTACCGTGGGCACTACGCAAAGTCTGAATGTGCAGCAAACTGTTTCGGGTAATTTTATTCCTACTTATCATACCTGTAAGATCGTGTTACACGGTTTACCTTTCGAGGTAACCCTTACGATAATAGATGACCAAGCTTTACCGCTCAGCGAGATAATAAGAGACGAAACGCAAAATACTTACACCCTTATCGTAAATGCCAACTTTTTGAGTTTAACTTTCCGGTAAGTGTTGCCTCTAAAACTAAAAAGCCACGGGTTTACACCTGTGGCTTTTTAGTTTTTTTTTAAATTTTAGTTACGATTTAAAGCATTTAAATCTTCAAACGCTTCTTTTAAACGGGCAATAAAGTTCTTTTCCCCTTCGCGTAACCAAACCCGGGGATCATAGTATTTTTTATTCGGGCTATCTTCGCCATCGGGGTTACCAATCTGCGCCTGCAGGTAGCCTTTCTTGCTTTCGTAAT
Proteins encoded in this window:
- a CDS encoding glycoside hydrolase family 31 protein is translated as MENIIHEGNYMINDLTNRKGELFPGTILDCKHENNNFYFYCDNNVILHIKALTDKIIRFRYAVDGDFPKDFSYALSDAYQPEKPTLEFKEKTDHFRITTNRIIITIWKENLSVRILDKSGTILIEDERGFHWEYDQTTGNDVVKISKKVQSGEHYYGLGDKAFNMNLRGRRVQNWGSDTYGYGKNSDPLYKNIPFYIGLHQKIAYGMFFDNSFRSYFDFAAERSNVTSYWAQGGEMNYYFIYGPELIEVTAQYTNLTGKPELPPLWALGYHQCKWSYYPEQKVKEIAANFRERQIPCDAIYLDIDYMEGFRCFTWSKDRFPDPKRMVQELAQDGFKTIVIIDPGIKIDKDYWVYQEGLANDYFCRRADGPLMKGSVWPGLCNFPDYTRPNVREWWAGLFKELIATGIKGVWNDMNEPAVFEQGTFPDDVRFDHDGHPCSHKKAHNIYGMQMARATYQGVKKYAYPNRPFTITRSGYSGVQRFAATWTGDNIASWEHMWLANIQCQRLSISGYSFAGSDIGGFIETPSGELYIRWLALGVFHPFCRTHSSGDHGEQEPWSFGDENTDLARKFIQLRYQLMPYMYTTFWQYTTFGTPMLKPLVYLDQYDSETYLRMAEFGLGDNLLVCPITQPEADGRWLYLPRGNWYYYWTDELVVGGKEVWAEAKLDRIPLYVQAGAVIPMYPIRQYVGEKAIEELTLHVYHKNGAHQSTLFEDAGDGYGYQNGECLVKKFATVGTTQSLNVQQTVSGNFIPTYHTCKIVLHGLPFEVTLTIIDDQALPLSEIIRDETQNTYTLIVNANFLSLTFR